In a genomic window of Sardina pilchardus chromosome 20, fSarPil1.1, whole genome shotgun sequence:
- the LOC134067501 gene encoding polycomb group RING finger protein 1-like: MAVQEPMALPMRLRNQLQSVYELDPLRNEEEVKVKIKDLNEHIVCYLCAGYFIDATTITECLHTFCKSCIVKYLQTSKYCPMCNIKIHETQPLLNLKLDRVMQDIVYKLVPGLQESEDKRIQAFYQARGLDRFIHSTKGDGITDNGGMTLGSFDQSKAHFYRYDEQVSLCLERRSSLSLVSKDKIKLAQQKFVRCPARTEVQHLRRVLCRRLNLEKQQVQMLFNDKSLPDHMTMRQLWLSHWFGKPQPLVLQYVIREKRGR; this comes from the exons ATGGCGGTACAGGAGCCGATGGCGTTACCGATGCGCCTGAGGAACCAGCTTCAATCGGTCTATGAACTTGACCCTTTAAGAAATGAG GAGGAGGTCAAAGTGAAGataaaggatttaaatgaacaCATCGTATGTTACCTGTGCGCGGGATATTTCATCGACGCTACCACAATCACAGAGTGCCTGCATACCT TCTGTAAGAGCTGCATAGTGAAGTACCTACAGACCAGTAAGTATTGCCCCATGTGCAATATAAAAATCCACGAGACTCAGCCACTTCTCAACCTCAAACTGGACCGTGTGATGCAGGACATCGTTTACAAACTGGTCCCTGGACTACAGGAGA GTGAAGATAAGCGAATACAAGCTTTCTATCAAGCCCGAGGCTTGGATCGCTTCATCCACTCAACTAAAGGAG ATGGCATTACTGATAACGGCGGCATGACACTGGGCAGCTTTGACCAATCAAAAGCCCACTTTTACAGATACGACGAGCAGGTGTCTCTGTGTCTTGAAAGGCGAAG TTCCCTATCATTGGTTTCAAAAGACAAGATTAAGTTGGCACAGCAG aagtTTGTGCGTTGTCCAGCGAGGACAGAAGTTCAGCACCTCAGGAGAGTCCTGTGTCGGAGACTTAACCTGGAAAAACAGCAG gtGCAGATGTTATTTAATGACAAGTCTCTtcctgatcacatgaccatgaGGCAACTCTGGCTCTCTCACTGGTTTGGCAAG